The genomic region GACCGCACTGGTGAAGCCGCAGGGAGGCGAAGATCGTGAGCCGCACCACGGGCCAGCCGACAGTTCAGGGTGGACTGCCTGTCATTCCGGCCCGATCAGTCGCCCCGGTTGAGTTACCAGCGCCGCCGGAGCACCTGGCCGCCAAGGCGGCCGAGCTGCTGGGCTGGAGTGGCGTGATGTTGCCGCCGATGACGTTGCTCGGGCGGCGGGTGGTGATGGTCGCCGAGCTGATCACCGACGCGCACGCCGAGCGGTTGGCGCTGGGGTGTCCGCCGGTCACCGACCGGACCACGGTGTCCACCTGGGTGTGGCCTGAGCTGGCCGGCATGGTGCCCGCTCCCGCGGTGCGGCTGGTCGGCGCGATCGCGCTGTCCCGGCACTGGCGGACCGCGCTGACCTCGGTGGTCCCGTTCTCCCGGTTCACCAACACGGCCGTTGTGGTGCCGTCGGCGGTGGCCGAGGGCGATGACTTCCTGGCCAACTGCCTGATGCGGGCCGGGCACTACGGTGTGTCGGTCGCCACAGCGCAGGACGCCGGTCCGGTGGAGCTGACCCTGCGCGGGCGGCCGCCGCAGGACTTCCCGGTTGAGCAGGAAGTCACCGTGCGGTGGCTGCGTGAGGTGGTTTACGACCGGATTCTGGCCACCACGGTCAGCTAGTTCCCCAGTACCCGGTCCAGATAGCTGTTGCGGAAGCGGCCGTGCGGGTCAAGGGCAGCGCGCACGGCCTTGAAGTCGGCGAAATGCGGATAGCGGTCGCGGAGGGTCTCCGCTGACTGGTTGTGCATCTTTCCCCAGTGCGGGCGGCCACCCGCCGCACAGGCGATTTGCTCGAAAGTGGCGAACCAGTGCCGGTAGGGCATGCCGATGAACTGGTGGATGGCTAGGTAAGCGGTCGGCCGGCCGGTCGCGGTGGACAGCCAGATGTCGTCAGGGGCGGCCACCCGCACCTCGACCGGGATGTTCACCGGGTGCTCGAGCCGCTCGGAGGCGGCTCGCAGTTCGGCCAGCACCTCGCGCAGGTGCTCGCGCGGGATGGCGTACTCGGTCTCGGTGAAGCGGACCCGGCGCGGGGTGGTGAACACCCGGTGCGAGGCGTCGCTGTAGGAGCGCTCGCCGAGGACCTTCGCGCACAGCCGGTTCAGCGGGCGGACCAGGCCCGGGATGGCGCGGCCGGTGTGGCAGACCGCGGCCAGTGCGGCGTTCTCCAGCACCTCGTACTCGAAGAAGCGGCGCAGCGGGTGCTGCGGCTGCCGGGGCGCGTCCTGGGGCAGGCGGTTGTTCCGCTTCACCATGACCCGGTCGGTGTGCACGAACCAGTGGAACTCGGCGTGGTCGTTGGTCTCGGTGAGCTCGTCGAAGCACTCCATGGTCTCGTCCAGACCCGCTGGGTACTCGGCGGCCTGGAGGGCGTAGGCGGGCTCGCACTGGAGGGTGATGGTGCTGAGCACGCCCAGTGCGCCGAGGCCGACCCGCGCGGCGTTGAACTCGGCCGGGTTCTCGGTCGCGGAGCAGCGCAGGAGGGATCCGTCGGCGAGCACCAGCTCCAGTGCCTTGACCTGGGTGGCCAGGCCGCCGTAGGTGGCGCCGGTGCCGTGGGTGCCGGTGGAGATGGCGCCGGCCAGGGTCTGGCGGTCGATGTCGCCGAGGTTGGTCATGGCTAGGCCGAGCTGGTCCAGCTCGTGGTTGAGCTGGTGCAGCGGGGTGCCGGAGCGGACCGTGACCAGGCCGGTCTGGTGGTCGGCGGCGATGACGCCGCGCCAGTCGGACAGGTCGAGGGCCAGGCCACCTTCAGGTGAACCGACCGCGCTGAACGAGTGGCCGCTGCCCAGGGCACGCACCGTGAGCTCGTCCCTGGCCGCGGCCTTCACCGCGGTGGCGATCTCCTCGACGTCCCGGGGGCGGGCGGTGCGGGCCGGCCGCGCGGTGGCGGTGCGGGCCCAGTTGGTCCAGGCGCCGGTGGCACTCTGTCGCGGCAAGGCAACCCTCCGCAATCCTCGGGGCGGATGTTGGTGAACGTACGTGAAGAGGTTTCACCTTTCAAGGTTTTCGGCTTACCGTTGCAGTGTGCTAGCCACGCAGACCAGGTCCCGCTTCGACGCCGCGACCGCGCACCTCGACCCGCCACTGGCCGCGGTCGACCTCGCGGCGTTCCACAGCAACGCCCTTGAGCTGGTCCGCCGAGCGCACGGCAGGCCGATCCGGCTGGCCAGCAAGTCGGTCCGGGTACGTGAGCTGCTCAAGCTCGCGCTGGACCATCCGGGTTTCGCCGGTCTCATGTGCTACTCCCTCAACGAGGCGCTGTGGCTGCACGGTGCGGGCGTCAGCGACGACCTGCTGATCGGCTACCCGACCGTGGACCGGGCCGCGCTGCAGAAGCTGGCCGCCGACGACGGCGCGCGGGCCGCGATCACGCTGATGATCGACGATGCCGCGCACCTGGACCTGATCACCGAGGTGCTCGGGCCGGGCCACCCGGAGATCCGGATCTGCCTTGAGCTGGACGCCTCCTGGCGGCCGCTGTCCGGGCTGGTGCACGTCGGGGTCCGGCGCTCGCCGGTGCACACCCCGGCGCAGGCCCGCTCGCTGGCCGTGGAGGTGGTCCGCCGGCCGGGTTTCGCGCTGGTCGGGGTGATGTCCTACGAGGCGCAGGTGGCCGGGCTCGGCGACAAGCCGGCCGGCAAGCCGGTGCGCGGGGCCGCGGTGCGCTGGATGCAGAAGCGTTCGCTGGTGGAGCTGGCCGAGCGGCGGGCGGTCGCGGTGGCCGCGGTGCGCTCGGTGGCCGAGCTGGAGTTCGTCAACGGCGGCGGCACCGGCAGCCTGGAGCGGACCGCGGCCGAGGACGCGGTCACCGAGCTGACCGCGGGTTCCGGCCTGCTCGCGCCGACCCTGTTCGACAACTACCAGCACCTGCACCTGCGGCCGGCCGCGCTGTTCGCGCTGCCCGTGGTGCGCAGGCCGGCCAGGGGCACCGCCACCGTCTTCGCCGGGGGCTACCTCGCCTCCGGACCGGTCGGACCGGACCGGGTGCCGGCGCCGTATCTGCCGAGGGGGCTCAAGCTGGTGCCGACCGAGGGCGCGGGCGAGGTGCAGACGCCGCTGACCGGCAAGGCCGCGGACGGTCTGGCCATCGGCGACCGGGTCTGGTTCCGGCACGCCAAGGCCGGTGAGCTGGCCGAGCGCTTCACCGAGTTCCACTTCATCGACGGCGACCAGGTCGGCCTGAGCGCGCCGACCTACCGCGGCGAGGGCCGGGTCTTCGGCTAGCGGATCCGGCTGCCCAGGTAGTCCCTGACCATGGCCTTGGCCTCGGCGACCACCTTCGGGTCGCCCTCGGGGTCGTGCCGGAAGGCCAGGTGCAGCACGGCGTCGGCGGCCTCGATGGCCACCGCCATGGGCAGCTGGACCTCGATCAGCGGCAGGCCGAACCGCTCGGCGATCAGCTGCGCCAGGCGGTCGGCGATCACCGTGTTGTTGTCCTTGCCGTCGTCGAGCAGCCGCACGTCCACCGCGTCGCCGAAGTGCACCTTGCGGAAGCCGGGCACCTCGCGGTGCATGGCGATGTAGACGTCGAAGGCCCGGTCCACCACGTCCCACCAGTGCGCCAGCTCCACCTCGGCCAGCCGCTCCAGCACCTGGCTGAGGAAGCGGTCCAGGTTGCGCATGGTCAGCGCCTGCACCACGGCCCGCTTGTCCGGGAAGAACTGGTAGAGCGAGCCGACCGCGACACCGGCCCGTTCCGCGATGAGCGTGGTGGTGACGCCGTCGTAGCCCAGCTCGGCGACCAGTTCGGCACACGCGTCCAGCATCCGTTCGACCCGCTGCGCGCTGCGCTGCTGGACCGGTCGGCGCCGGAGGGGGGTGAGATCAGCTGACACGGGCGGCTCCCTGGAGCTAACGGCGGCGGACAGGCGTTCATTCTGGCGTGATCGACTAAGAAGCTCTTTCGTGTGAACCACGACACGCCTAAGATGCGAATCGGTTTCACATTACTGGGCGGAGGCAACGGTGACCGACTTCGTGTGGGGGGTGGCCACCTCCGCGTACCAGATCGAGGGTGCCGTAACCGCGGGCGGCCGGGGGAGGTCCACGTGGGACACCTTCAGCGCCACTCCGGGAAAGACCCGTTCAGGTGAGACCGGCGCGCAGGCCTGCGACCACTACCACCGCTATCCCGAGGACGTCGCGCTCATGCGCGAGCTCGGCGTGGACAGCTACCGGTTCTCCGTGGCCTGGCCGCGGATCCAGCCGGACGGCCGCACGCTCAACCGGGCCGGCCTCGGCTTCTACGACCGGCTGATCGACACCCTGTGCGCGGCCGGCATCGCGCCGATGGCCACGCTCTACCACTGGGACACCCCGCAGGCGGTGGAGGACGAGGGCGGCTGGCTCAACCGGGACACCGCGGCCCGCTTCGCCGACTACGCCGCGGTGCTGGCCGAGGCATTCGCCGACCGGGTGGCGATGTGGGTGCCGCTCAACGAGCCCGCGATGATCACCCTGCTCGGCTACGGCCTCGGCCAGCACGCGCCGGGCCAGGCCCTGCTCTTCGACGCGCTGCCTACCGCGCACCACCAGCTGCTCGCGCACGGCCTCGCGGTCCGGGCGCTGCGGGCCGGCGGCGCGGGGCTGATCGGCACCGCCAACAACCACACCCCGGTCTGGGCCGCCGACGACCGGCCGGAGACGCTGGCCGCGGCCGCCGCCTACGACGCGCTGCACAACCGGCTCTTCGCCGACCCGATCCTGCTGGGCACCTCGCCGGCACACCTGCCCGGCTTCGAGATCCCGGCCGAGGACCTGCGGATCATCAGCGAGCCGATCGACTTCTACGGGGTCAACTACTACAACCCGACCCGGATCGGCGCGCCCGCCGAGGGCAACCCGCTGCCGTTCGAGCTGGGCGAGATCGCCGAGCACCCGGCCACGCTGATGGGCTCGCCGATCGTGCCGGACGGGCTGCGCGAGCTGCTCGTCCAACTGCGGGAGAGCTACGGCGAGGCGCTGCCGCCGGTGTACATCACCGAGAACGGGGCCAGCTTCGCCGAGGACCTCATCGACGGTCAGGTGCACGACCAGCCGCGGATCGACTTCCTGTCCGCGCACCTGGACTCGCTGCGGGCCGCGATCGGGGCCGGGGTGGACGTGCGTGGCTACTACGTGTGGAGCCTGCTGGACAACTTCGAGTGGGCCGAGGGCTACGGCCAGCCGTTCGGGCTGGTGCACGTGGACTTCGCCACCCAGCGGCGCACGCCGAAGGACTCCTTCCACTGGCTGCGGGAGCACATCGCGAAGCAGCGCGGATGACCGGTGACGCCCCGGCAGCGGGTCGGCGGCGGCTGGATCGGCCTGCTCACGCTGGCCAACCTCGGGGTGTGGGCGGCCTTCTTCGGACCGCTCAACCTGCTGCTCGGCCAGCAGGCGGCCGCCTTCGCGCCCGGTCAGAAGGAAGCCGTGCTCGCGCTGGTCACCGGCCTCGGCGCGGCGGTGTCGGTGGTGGCCAACCCACTGGCCGGGGCGCTGTCCGACCGCACCAGGGGGCGGTTCGGGCGGCGGCACCCGTGGACCGTGGGTGGCGCGCTGCTCGGCGCCGCCGCGCTGCTCCTGCTCGCCGCCGCGCCGAACGTGCTGGTCATGGCGATCGGCTGGTGCCTGGTGCAGGCCGCGGTGAACGCCGCGCTGGCCGCGCTGACCGCCGAGGTGCCCGACCACGTGCCGGTGCGCCAGCGCGGGGTGGTCGGCGGCTGGGTCGGGCTGGCCCAGATGGTCGGCGTGCTCGGTGGCACCGCGCTGGCCACCGCGCTGGGCGGCATCCAATGGGGTTACCTCGGATGTGCGACGTTGCTCGTCGCCGGTGTGCTGCCGTTCGTCGTGCGCAGCCGGGACGAGGTGCTGCTCGCCAAGCCGCCAGTTCAGCCGGGCCGAACTCTGGCCAGGTTCTGGATCTCGCCCCGGCGGCACCCGGACTTCGGCTGGGCCTGGCTGACCCGGTTCCTGCTCAACCTCGGCAACGCCTTCGGCACCCTCTACCTGCTGTTCTTCCTCACCGACGGGGTGCGGCACGCCGATCCCGGCACCGGCGTGCTGGTCCTGACCTCGGTCTACGCGGTGAGCATGCTGGCCACCACGGTGCTGGCCGGCCGGTGGTCGGACCGGGCAGGACGACGAAAGGTCTTCGTCACCTGGGCCTCGGTGGTGATGGCGGCCGCGCTGGCGGTGCTGGCGATCTGGCCGGTGTGGCCCGCGGTGCTGGCGGCTACCGTGGTGCTCGGGCTCGGCTTCGGCGTCTACACCTCGGTGGACTTCGCGCTGCTCACCGAGGTGCTGCCGGCCGAACAGGACCGGGCGAAGGACCTGGGCGTGATCAACATCGCCTCGGCGCTGCCCCAGGTGCTGGCGCCCGCGGTGGCCGCGCCGGTGCTGGCCAACTTCGGCGGCTACCCCGCGCTCTACGCGTTGGCCGCCGGGGTCACCCTGCTCGGCGGCGTGCTGGTCAGCCGGATCCGCGGGGTCGCGTGACAACCAGGTAACCGTTCGGGCAATCGCACTACAGATTCCTTGTTCTGCCTGTTCACAGGCCCCTCGTCTTCCTAGTGTGCAGCGGTCGGCGCAGTTGCAACTGGGGGGCCACCCATGACAACGATCGCACCGGAGTCCCTGGTCGAACCCGAGCGCAAGGTCGGACCGGCCTGGATCGGCGCGCTCACCGCGGCCACGCTCGGGGTCTGGATCGTCTACTTCGGACCGACCGTGCTGCTGCTGCCGATGCAGGCCGCGCACGCCGCGCCGGAGGACAAGGAGAACAGCCTCGGGCTGATCACCGGCGTGGGCTCGCTGGTGCTGATGGCCGCGCACATCTTCTTCGGACTGCTCTCCGACCGGACCACCTCGAAGTTCGGCCCGCGCAAGCCGTGGATCGTGACCGGGGTGGCCATCTCGGCGGCCAGCATGCTGCTGCTCAGCCAGCAGGACACGGTCACCGGCCTGCTGCTGGGCTGGTGCCTGGTGCAGCTGGGCTCGGCCGCGGCCTTCGCCGGACTGCTCGCCGCGCTGCCCGACCACGTGCCCACCACCCAGCGCGGCATGATGAGCGGGCTGATCGGCCTGGCCCAGGCAGGCGGCTCGCTGGTGGGCAACCTGGTGATCGTCTCCACCCCGGACCCGCTCAGCGGCTACGGCCTGTGCGCGCTGCTGCTGATCCTGCTGGTGCTGCCGTTCCTGCTGATCAACCGGGATCCGGTGCTGCCGCCGGGACGCCGCCCGGTGCTGCGTTCGCTGTGGATCTCCCCGCGCAGGCACGGCGACTTCCTGTGGGCGATCGCCAGCCAGTCGCTGATCACCATCAGCTACGTGCTGGGCAGCCTGTACACCCTGTTCTTCCTGGCCGACGTGCTCAGGCACGAGGACCCGGAGGGCGGCACCGCGCTGGCCTCGACCATCACCACGGTGGGCGTGGTGGTCGCCGCGGCGGTCTTCGGCCACCTCTCCGACCGGCTGGGCAGGCGCAAGCTGTTCGCGGTGCTGGCAGGCGTGCTGATGGCGGCGTCCTCGGCGATCCTGGTGGTCAACCCGACCTGGGAGCTGTTCGTGCTCAGCTCGGTGCTGCTGGGCGCCGGTCTCGGCGTGGCCAACTCGGTGGACCTGGCCATCACCAGCGAGGTGCTGCCCAGCCCGAACGACCGGGCCAAGGACCTGGGCGTGAACAACATCAGCAAGTCGCTGCCGCAGTTCATCGCGCCGGTGCTGGCCGCCCCGCTGCTCTCCGGCGCGGACGGCTCCGGCTACTCGATGATCTTCCTGCTGTCCGCGGTCACCGCGCTGGCCGGTGGTCTGCTCGCGCTCAAGATCCGCGGGGTCCGGTGACCTCGACGATCCCGGACGCGCTCGCTGAGCCGGTCCAGCGGGTCCGCGCGGGCTGGATCGCCGCGCTGGCCGTGGGCATGGTCGGGGTGTGGGCGGTGCACTCCGGGCCGGTGCAGGTGCTGCTGCTGGTCCAGGCCGAGCAGTTCGCGCCCGCGCACAAGGAGGGCCTGTTCGGGCTGACCACCGCGGTCGGCGGCCTGTTCGGCATGGTCGCCACCATCCTGGTCGGCTTCGCCTCCGACCGGACCACCTCCCGGTTCGGCAGGCGGCGGCCGTGGGTGCTGGCCTCGGCGGTGCTCGGCGCGATCAGCCTGCTGGCGCTGGCTGGCGCGGGCAGCGCGGCGGTGATGATCGTGGCCTGGTGCGGGGTGCAGACCGCCTTCGGCGGCATGCTGGCCGCGCTGCTGGCCGCGATCCCGGACCGGGTGCCGGTGGCCCAGCGCGGGCTGGTCGGCGGCTGGGTCGGGCTCGGCCAGACCGTCGGCGCGCTGGCCGGCGCGCTGGTGGCCACCACGGTCAAGCCCGCGTTCAGCGGCTACCTCGCGCTCGCCGTGCTGCTGCTGGCCTGCGCGCTGCCGTTCACCCTGCGCACCGCCGAGTCGGTGCTGCGGCCGGACCAGCGGCCGCCCGGCGGGCTGGCCGAGGTGCTGCGCGGGTTCGCCATCTCGCCGCGGCGGCACCCGGACTTCGCCTGGGCGCTGCTCAACCGGCTGCTGGTCACCCGGCTTCGTGCTGGGCACCCTCTACACGCTCTACCTGCTGCAGGACGTGCTGCACCGGGCGGACCCGCACGCGGACCTGCTGCTGCTCAACCTGCTGAACGCGGCGATCATGGTGCCGGCCGCGGTGCTCGCGGGCGGCCTGTCCGACCGGGCGGGCAAGCGGCGGGTCTTCATCTTCGTGGCCGCGCTGGCGGTCACGCTGTCCTCGGCCATGCTGGTGGTGACCATCAGCTGGCCGGTGCTGGTGATCAGCGCGGCGGTGCTGGCCGCTTCCTACGGCGCGTTCATCGCGGTGGACACCGCCCTGCTCACCGAGGTGCTGCCGGCTGCCGAGCACCGGGCCAAGGACCTGGGCATCGTCAACCTGGCGCACGGCCTGCCGCAGGTCCTCGCCCCACTTCTGGCCACGCCGATCCTGGCCGGTTTCGGCGGTTACCCAGGTTTGTTCGCGGTGTCCGCGGCGCTGTCGCTCATCGGCGCATTCGTGATCTTCAAAATCCGCCGGGTGCCCTGAGGAATTTCACTCCAACGAGTGGCGGGCCGGAAATTCGAAACCCCTCGAGTGGTCTGCGCGGGAGGGGCAGACCACCCGAGGGGTGGCTTGGGAATCCGCGGACCGGTGCCGGTCGGGGGGAGGGGAGTGCATCAGCACCGGCCCGCGGAAGTCGCTGTTTTGTTGTGCATCAACCAGAACTGGCACGGCGGTCCGGCCCGGAGCGGTCGGGGGTTCGCCCGGCCCGGACCACCGGCCACATGACGGCTGCCGCGGCTGACCCGGTTCGGGGAAGAGCCCGAGGGCCGCGAGAGACGTCAGTCCCTGGTCAGGACACCTTCGCTGAGCGGAGGTGCCGGGCAGGACGTGGGGCGAGGCCGCCGGCCACGAGGTGCTCGTACGCCGCGCGCCACACCGAACACGGTGCCTTCTGCTGGCGCCAGCGGGTCGAGCACTCGGGGCAGTTGCCGCGGTCATCGGGTTCGTGAGCAGCGAGCATCGCGCGCCAGCCCTCAGTGAGCCTGGGCAGCTCGGAACGCGCGACGGACAGCAGGGACGGGGCGTCGGCGCGGTTGGCCAGCTCGGTAAGCATGTCGAGCCGTTCCCAGACCGCGTTGCGCAGCACCTGACCCAGAATCTCGTCCACCTGACGTCACCGTCACCTTCCCGCCTGGTCGGCGGCCTCGCGCAGAGCTGTCTTGAGCTGGCCAACCTGTCCAGCCGACAGCACTGCGGTCTCGCCGGGAGGCCCGACGAGGAGAACCCTGTCTCGGTCAACGAGCACGGTGAGGAATCGACGCCGGTTGACCGAGTCGCGGCAACTCACCCGCCACCAGCGCCGCCGGCCGCCCGCGCTCTGCCACGGCGCCGGGAGCTGACCCATGGGGCCTGCTCCGTCGCCTGAGGCAACGCTTGGTGACTCGGTCAACGCCACGGTTCCGACTTCCCTCCGTGCTCGATCCCTTACCGAAACTAAGATTGGGCCGAGTCGAACCAGAACGGGGAGTTCCAGCGCCGATCGGTGTGAGTGACACGGTGAGCGGTAGGCCAAGTTCAGTCGGGCCGATCAGCCTCACCGATGGGGACTTCACCACTGCCGCGAACTGCCCTTACTCTGCGCTTGACGCCCAGCGGACCGTAAGGGGGCGCAATGGACACCATCGGATCCCAGCCACCGCTCGTTACCCCAGACACCTGGGAGCAACGGGAGATGCGGGACGCCTTGGCCGCCCGGGACATCAGCACGGTGTACCGGCTACTTCGGCGCGTGGGGGTGTCACAGCGCCAGATCGCGGCCAGCACCGGGCAGTCACAGTCCGAGGTGTCGGAGATCCTCAAGGGTCGCCAGGTCATGGCGTATGACGTGCTGGCCCGGATCGCCGACGGGCTCCAGGTACCGCGCGGCTACATGGGTCTCGCCTACGACGGAGCCACCGCAGTCCGGGTGGTCGGCGTCGCCGATGACCCCCTGTCCGAGGAGGATGAGTCGGTGAAGCGGAGGAGGTTCCTTCAGCACGCCGCTTCCGTGACCATGGGTGTGGTGACCATGCCGGGCGACCCCGGCCAGTGGATCACTTCCGTGGCACAGACCCCGGCCAGGGAGAAGATCGGCAAGACCGACGTCATGCAGGTCGAGGCCGCGACCAAGGCCCTGCGCGCGCTGGACTACCAGTACGGCGGCGGAACCTGCCGGGACGCGGTGATCGCCCAGCTGTCCTGGGCCGAGCAGCTGCTGCGGGCCGACGCGATCGACCCGGTGCGCAGGCGACTGCGGCTGGCCCTGGCCGACCTGCACAGCCTGGCCGGCTGGACCTCGTTCGACACCGGCATGCTCGACCCGGCGCGCAACCACTTCGGCAAGGCGCTGGAGTACGCCAAGCAGTGCGAGAAGAACGACCTGGTGGCCAACATCCTGTACCGGATGGGCCGGGTCTACCTGCACTACGACGAGCCCAACGACGCGCTCAAGCTGTTCCAGCTGGGCCAGTTGGCCGCGCAGGACTCCGGTTCCGCGCTGACGGTGGCCGTGCTGTGCGCGAACGAGGCGTGGGCCTACGCGATGATGGGCATGCGCGAGCAGGCGATGAAGATGGTCGGCCGGACCAAGGACGAGTTCGCCCGCGCCGACTTCGAGCACGCGCCGGAGTGGGTGCGCTTCTTCACCGTCAACGACCTGCACGGGATGATCGGCTCGGTGCACCACTCGCTGGCCGCCAACGACGACTTCCGCGCCAAGCACGCTCCGCTGGCCGTCGCCGAGCTGGTCAAGTGCACCCAGGGCTACGAGTCGGACATGAAGCGCACGCACGTGTTCGGGCTGAGCATGCTGGCGGCCAACCACATCCGCTCCGGCGACGTGAGCGAGGGGCTGCGGGTCGGCCGGGTCGCCTACTCCATGGGCGAGGGCGTCAACTCGGTCCGGGTGGCCGACCGCATGATCGACATCCAGGAGGAGTCGGAGCGGTACAAGCACATCGCCGAGGCCAAGGACCTCGCCGAGGAGGTCCGCCAGTTTCGGATTCGCACCGGATCCCCGCAGAAACGACCATGACGTGAACGTTCGGGTTCGCCCCGACGCGGACGGGCGGTACAGCCGTGCCAAGCTCCGGACCGTCCTCGGGGAGATCTGTGACGCCGCCGGGCTGGACCCGGGCGGCGCGCGGCTGATCCGTTTTGTCAACAACGCGGTGTTCCAGCTGCTGGCGCACCCGGTGGTGGTGCGCATCGTGCTCTCGCCCTCGCTGCGTTACCGGGCGGACAACGTGGTGCGGGCGGCGAACTGGCTGGCCGAGCACGAGGTGCCCGCGGTCCGGTTGCTGCCGGGCCTGCCGCAGCCGCTGCACGTCAACGGGCACGTGGCCACGCTCTGGCAGGCGGTGCCCGAGGTGGGGCAGGCCACCGGCTTGGAGCTTGCTCAGCTGCTCAAACGATTGCATGCGCTGCCCGCGCCGCCGGGGGAGCTGCCGCGCTGGGACCCGCTGGCCGATGTGCGGCGCAGGCTGACCGACGCCGAGGAGTTGGACGCGGGGGATCGGGAGTTCCTGGAGACCCGGTGCGCGGAGCTCGAGGCCGAGCTGGCCGCGATGGAGTACCACCTGCCGCAGGGCGTGATCCACGGTGACGCGCACGTGGGCAACGTGATCAGCACGCCGATCGGCCCGCTGCTGTGCGACCTGGACTCGGTCTGCCTCGGCCCGCGCGAGTGGGACCTGACCCCGCTGGCGGTCGGCAAACTGCGCTTCCGGCACACCGGTGACCGGTATCGGCAACTCTCCAGGGCCTACGGCTTCGATGTCACGAAGTGGCCAGGTTTCCCGGTGCTGCGCCAGGTGCGCGAGCTGAAGCTGACCACCGGGGTGCTGTCGATCTTGCGCAGTAACCCGGATGTACGAACCGAGTTGGCCAAACGGATGCAGTCCTTCCGTTCGGGTGACACCCGGGCCCGCTGGACTCCGCACCGTTAACCCGTCCGGCGGCCGAACCTGGCCCCCGCTGGCGTATACAGCAGACCCGTATCCTCCTTCAGAATGAGTTGATCGGTAACGCAATCCTTCTCTAGGACGACAAACGGACGTCAACGGAACGTCAAGACTCTCAGTGTGGTCACTCTGGGTGGCAGCGATGTTCGTGTAGCGAACTTCTTGCTGGGTGCGAGCGCGAAGGGCGGAGAAACGTGTTGAGCTTCTCCACAAAGGGCAAGGCACGGCTGCGCGGGCGTAAGGCCCTGCGTGCCGCGGAGATGTTGGACGAGGTCGTCGACAACCAGCTTCCGTTGGTGACCGAGCTTTCCGAGACCAGCCGTCGGCGCTCGGCCGACTACCTGTCCGAGCTGGTGATGCTCGCGCAGGACTACCGCCACTACGCGGCGGGCTGGATCGACCACGAGGAGCTCCAGCGCCGGGGCAACGCCGCGGTGGCCAGGCTGGAGCAGCTCAGCCAGGAGCGCAGGGCCGCCGCGCTCACCGAGCTGGAATGAAGTCTTAGCTGAGCGAAGCCCTGGCCAGCGCCGCGGCCAGGCCGATCGCCAGCGCCATCACCAGCAGTTCCAGCGAGATCCACAGGGTCACCGGAGCCGTTCGGTGGCGAACGACCGCGGGCATCAGCCGGAACCGCAGCCAGCCGCCGAGGCCGGCGAGCACCAGCAGCGCGGCCGTCTTGGTCAGCACCACCCAGCCGTAGCCGGTGCCGAACAAGGCGGCCGCCCAGCCCAGCCCGGGGCGGCCGGTCAGCTGCACCACGGCGTTGACCACGCCGCTGACCGCCACCGCGGCCAGGCACACCGTGCCCACCGCGGCGAACCGGGGCAGTGCCTCGGCCAGCAGGCCACGGTGCGGGGTGACCAGGAACAGCATCGCGCCGAGGCCGCCGACCCAGCCCGCGGCGGCCATCACGTGCACGCTCATCGACAGCAGCGCCAGCTCGTGGTTGGCCGCGGCCGCGGAGTGCCCGGTGAGCGCGAGCGGGATCTGGCCGAGCATGGCCACCAGCACCGGCAACTCGGCCGGTGGGCGGGCGCCCGTGCGCAGGCCGAGGCCGTGCAGCACCGCGTAGCCCAGCGCGCAGGCCGCCGCGACCAGCAGCGCCCGGCCCGCGCCGACGGTGGCCGCGTAGTCCGCCAGCGACCCCACGTCCAGGCCGAGTCCGGCCGGGGCCAGCTCAGCGGCCTGCCACCACAGCAGCAGCACCGCGGCCATCGCCCAGCCCGCGCCGAGCACCAGGCCGATCCGGTGCGCGGTGACCAGCAGCGGCCTGGTCCTGGCCGGGCGGCCGGTGCGCAGCAGCAGCGGCAGCA from Crossiella sp. CA-258035 harbors:
- a CDS encoding MFS transporter: MTPRQRVGGGWIGLLTLANLGVWAAFFGPLNLLLGQQAAAFAPGQKEAVLALVTGLGAAVSVVANPLAGALSDRTRGRFGRRHPWTVGGALLGAAALLLLAAAPNVLVMAIGWCLVQAAVNAALAALTAEVPDHVPVRQRGVVGGWVGLAQMVGVLGGTALATALGGIQWGYLGCATLLVAGVLPFVVRSRDEVLLAKPPVQPGRTLARFWISPRRHPDFGWAWLTRFLLNLGNAFGTLYLLFFLTDGVRHADPGTGVLVLTSVYAVSMLATTVLAGRWSDRAGRRKVFVTWASVVMAAALAVLAIWPVWPAVLAATVVLGLGFGVYTSVDFALLTEVLPAEQDRAKDLGVINIASALPQVLAPAVAAPVLANFGGYPALYALAAGVTLLGGVLVSRIRGVA
- a CDS encoding amino acid deaminase/aldolase; protein product: MLATQTRSRFDAATAHLDPPLAAVDLAAFHSNALELVRRAHGRPIRLASKSVRVRELLKLALDHPGFAGLMCYSLNEALWLHGAGVSDDLLIGYPTVDRAALQKLAADDGARAAITLMIDDAAHLDLITEVLGPGHPEIRICLELDASWRPLSGLVHVGVRRSPVHTPAQARSLAVEVVRRPGFALVGVMSYEAQVAGLGDKPAGKPVRGAAVRWMQKRSLVELAERRAVAVAAVRSVAELEFVNGGGTGSLERTAAEDAVTELTAGSGLLAPTLFDNYQHLHLRPAALFALPVVRRPARGTATVFAGGYLASGPVGPDRVPAPYLPRGLKLVPTEGAGEVQTPLTGKAADGLAIGDRVWFRHAKAGELAERFTEFHFIDGDQVGLSAPTYRGEGRVFG
- a CDS encoding TetR family transcriptional regulator translates to MSADLTPLRRRPVQQRSAQRVERMLDACAELVAELGYDGVTTTLIAERAGVAVGSLYQFFPDKRAVVQALTMRNLDRFLSQVLERLAEVELAHWWDVVDRAFDVYIAMHREVPGFRKVHFGDAVDVRLLDDGKDNNTVIADRLAQLIAERFGLPLIEVQLPMAVAIEAADAVLHLAFRHDPEGDPKVVAEAKAMVRDYLGSRIR
- a CDS encoding D-arabinono-1,4-lactone oxidase, producing the protein MPRQSATGAWTNWARTATARPARTARPRDVEEIATAVKAAARDELTVRALGSGHSFSAVGSPEGGLALDLSDWRGVIAADHQTGLVTVRSGTPLHQLNHELDQLGLAMTNLGDIDRQTLAGAISTGTHGTGATYGGLATQVKALELVLADGSLLRCSATENPAEFNAARVGLGALGVLSTITLQCEPAYALQAAEYPAGLDETMECFDELTETNDHAEFHWFVHTDRVMVKRNNRLPQDAPRQPQHPLRRFFEYEVLENAALAAVCHTGRAIPGLVRPLNRLCAKVLGERSYSDASHRVFTTPRRVRFTETEYAIPREHLREVLAELRAASERLEHPVNIPVEVRVAAPDDIWLSTATGRPTAYLAIHQFIGMPYRHWFATFEQIACAAGGRPHWGKMHNQSAETLRDRYPHFADFKAVRAALDPHGRFRNSYLDRVLGN
- a CDS encoding GH1 family beta-glucosidase; translated protein: MTDFVWGVATSAYQIEGAVTAGGRGRSTWDTFSATPGKTRSGETGAQACDHYHRYPEDVALMRELGVDSYRFSVAWPRIQPDGRTLNRAGLGFYDRLIDTLCAAGIAPMATLYHWDTPQAVEDEGGWLNRDTAARFADYAAVLAEAFADRVAMWVPLNEPAMITLLGYGLGQHAPGQALLFDALPTAHHQLLAHGLAVRALRAGGAGLIGTANNHTPVWAADDRPETLAAAAAYDALHNRLFADPILLGTSPAHLPGFEIPAEDLRIISEPIDFYGVNYYNPTRIGAPAEGNPLPFELGEIAEHPATLMGSPIVPDGLRELLVQLRESYGEALPPVYITENGASFAEDLIDGQVHDQPRIDFLSAHLDSLRAAIGAGVDVRGYYVWSLLDNFEWAEGYGQPFGLVHVDFATQRRTPKDSFHWLREHIAKQRG